The genomic region GGAGTTCTTCAACAAGCTGCCGAACGGCGACCGGCAGTTCGTCATTCTGCCCGGCACCGCCCATTCGGTGGCGCTTGCCACCAATCGGGAGCTGTTCTGGCATGTGACGCGGGCATTCCTGACCATGCCGACACCGATCGTGACCTGATGTCACCCTGCGGCAGGACGCCGCAAGAAAAATTCGCACGGCGATGTCGGGACGTGGCGAGGCGGTTCGTCCTCGGGGCGCAACCCCGCGAAAAGGAGCGCCTTTCATGGCCAAGCCGACAATGATCTTCGTCAACCTGCCGGTCAGCAATCTCGCCCACGCGACCGCCTTCTATGAGGCGATCGGCGCGACCAAGAACGCGCAATTTTCTGACCACACCGCCTCCTGCATGGTGATCTCGGACACGATTCACGTGATGCTGCTGACGCACGACAAGTTCCGCGAGTTCACCCCGAAGAAAATTGCCGACACCAAGACCACGAGCGAAGTGCTGATCTGCCTGTCCGCCGACAGCCGCGACGCCGTCGACGGCTATGTCACCAAGGCGAAGGGCGCGGGCGGCAACGCCGATCCGTCGCCGCAGCAGGATTACGGCTTCATGTACGGCCGCAGCTTCGAGGATCCCGATGGTCACATCTGGGAGGTGATGTGGATGGATGTCGAGGCGGCGATGAAGGCGCAGTCCGCCGCGGCGACCGCCTGATCGCATCCTGCCATCACGAGGAGCTCAGCATGTCCAAGGTATCTCCCTGCCTGTGGTTCAACGGCGAGGCCGAGGAGGCCGCAAACCTCTACGTCTCGCTGCTGCCCGGTTCGCGGATCGAGACCGTCCAGAAGAACGTCATCGACAGCCCCGGCGGAACGGCCGGCACGGTGCTGCTGGTCGAATTCACGCTCGCCGGTCAGCGCTTCATGGCGCTGAACGGCGGGATGAGGATGGAGCACACCCACGCGGTCTCGTTCGCGATCGACTGTGTCGACCAGGCCGAGGTCGATCGCCTGTGGGACGCGTTGCTCGCGGCCGGCGGCACGGCCGAGCAGTGTGGCTGGCTGCGGGATCGCTACGGCGTCGCTTGGCAGATCGTGCCGGCGGCGGTCCGCCAATATCTCGGCGGGTCCGACGCCGCCGGCGCCGCGCGCGTGATGCAGGCCGTCCTCGGGATGATCAAGCTCGATATCGAAGGTCTGCGCCGGGCCTATGAGGGCGAGGCGGCGGCGTAAGGTAGGGCTTCGCTGGCATCGCCCGGCGGCGATCCAGCATTCCAGAGACTTCGGTGCTCGGCCGACAGGCCGCGGCGGATTGGATGCCCCGCATGAAGCGGGGCATGACCATGTGGGCACGATGGTTCCGTCACATGACCGTAGTGACGGATCGCGGACGCAGCTGATATCGTATAATTGTCGCAAGCTGCGTTCCCCTCGCACCGTGCTTGCCCTTTGAACATCGTATCCAAATCTCCTTCTGCTCCCGAGCGTCCCGCCGCGCGCAGGGCGATCGTCGCGGCCATCATCTTCATCGTCGCCCACGTCGTGCTGCTGCTC from Bradyrhizobium elkanii USDA 76 harbors:
- a CDS encoding VOC family protein codes for the protein MAKPTMIFVNLPVSNLAHATAFYEAIGATKNAQFSDHTASCMVISDTIHVMLLTHDKFREFTPKKIADTKTTSEVLICLSADSRDAVDGYVTKAKGAGGNADPSPQQDYGFMYGRSFEDPDGHIWEVMWMDVEAAMKAQSAAATA
- a CDS encoding VOC family protein, giving the protein MSKVSPCLWFNGEAEEAANLYVSLLPGSRIETVQKNVIDSPGGTAGTVLLVEFTLAGQRFMALNGGMRMEHTHAVSFAIDCVDQAEVDRLWDALLAAGGTAEQCGWLRDRYGVAWQIVPAAVRQYLGGSDAAGAARVMQAVLGMIKLDIEGLRRAYEGEAAA